One window of Athalia rosae chromosome 4, iyAthRosa1.1, whole genome shotgun sequence genomic DNA carries:
- the LOC105684452 gene encoding uncharacterized protein LOC105684452 gives MKTVILCFALIALANASSRLNLEPAPQNLIFVPDYKMNMKETPVQPPQNPADNEFPKTPIVPFLPTCISGKGYFRDPYNCAKFYKCDGINATPIALYCQPEFIFNTNTDWCDYPDNVDC, from the coding sequence ATGAAGACCGTAATCTTGTGCTTCGCTCTGATCGCTCTGGCCAACGCATCCAGTCGATTAAATCTGGAACCTGCGCCTCAAAACCTCATATTTGTACCCGACTACAAAATGAACATGAAAGAAACACCTGTACAGCCTCCCCAGAATCCGGCGGATAACGAATTCCCGAAGACACCGATAGTTCCGTTCCTCCCTACGTGTATTTCAGGGAAGGGCTACTTCCGGGATCCTTACAATTGCGCGAAATTTTACAAATGCGATGGAATTAACGCCACACCTATCGCGCTCTACTGTCAACCGGAATTCATCTTCAATACGAATACGGACTGGTGCGACTATCCTGATAATGTTGACTGCTAA